The sequence below is a genomic window from Streptomyces sp. B21-105.
CGGCGACGGTCGCCAGGGTCCGTTCGAAGGCCCGCAAGGTGGGCCGTTTCATCGGTCCGTGCCAGACCAGCGGATCCGCCGCGTACGCCGCCCCGACCGCGGGGTCCCGGGAGAGCGCGGCGGGACTGACGGGTACGTCGGGAACCTCGTCGTACGCCAGCAGCCGCGCCGGCAGCCGCCAGTCGCCGATCACCGGGCCGGAGAGCACCAGCGCGGCGAGACCGGCGCCGTGGCGCTGGGCGTACCGGGCCGCGATCAGGCCGCCCATCGAGTGCCCGATCACGACCAGCGGCAGGCCCGGGTGGGCGGCCCGGGCGCGTTCCGCGACGGCGTGCAGGTCGGTGACGACGTCCTCGAAGTCCTCGATCACCACGCGTTCGCCCGCCGACCTGCCGTGCCCGCGGTGGTCGGGAGCGTGGACGGCCGCGCCGTGACCGGCCAGGACGCCGGCGAGTTCCTCGTAGCGGCCGGAGTGCTCGCCGTAGCCGTGGACCACGAGGGCGAGGCTGCGCGGGAGCGGAGGGGACCACTCGCGCACGGCGATCGCGCCGTGGGCGCCGGCGAGAAGGCGGGTCCGGGTGACGACGGGTACGGTCATCGCTGCTCCAGCTGCGTCGGCGAGGGCGTCCGGGGATCTTCCCAGCGGGCGGGGCCGGGGTCTATAGTCGAAAACTAGCAGTGCTAACCAAGGAGTCCGTCGTGCGCCCCGTCCACTTCGCGGCCGCCCGCCGCACCCCCGTCGGCAGACTGCGCGGAGCCCTGTCCTCGGTCCGGCCCGACGACCTCGCCGCCGT
It includes:
- a CDS encoding alpha/beta hydrolase, with translation MTVPVVTRTRLLAGAHGAIAVREWSPPLPRSLALVVHGYGEHSGRYEELAGVLAGHGAAVHAPDHRGHGRSAGERVVIEDFEDVVTDLHAVAERARAAHPGLPLVVIGHSMGGLIAARYAQRHGAGLAALVLSGPVIGDWRLPARLLAYDEVPDVPVSPAALSRDPAVGAAYAADPLVWHGPMKRPTLRAFERTLATVAEQGDVGALPLLWLHGDDDRLVPLPGSRPGVERLGGGAHTERIYRGGRHEVFHETNRADVFADLTRFLDRALADA